The Corvus hawaiiensis isolate bCorHaw1 chromosome 2, bCorHaw1.pri.cur, whole genome shotgun sequence genome includes a window with the following:
- the LRRC32 gene encoding transforming growth factor beta activator LRRC32 isoform X2, with translation MKLNIIFLLAVVNTGTSNYHPTEGTSCEMANSQAFCHNKDLHQIPHELHPNVNKIDLSGNLIQSIPEMPLSFYTSLQCLDLSSNQISFITSGVFAHMTSLLEINLANNNLYELAQNGTEGIGLLPKVEIMDLSHNNLYNGMAEYFIKQAPTLRYLSLADNSLVMISHKMFQGSPSLMEIDLQRNIIMDIEEGAFETLVNLSKLNLSTNSITCISDFNLKQLEILDLSRNSIETFRITKSDDEYSLRCLDLSENKLLHFPVFPQVNKLVTLNLSNNLIQLTAESPYNKMDYSDNEWLDASFHLLDQKRSRNISSLYLSQLVYLDLSYNDIKSIPDGFFESMLSLQTLNISKNCLQAFAVRYDSALISLTVLDLSYNALQNLLLDAGALPNLKEFHIQNNNLQTLQFDIFSSLPRLRLLNLQSNNISLCHTYSKQRLAAEGSGCVSFVNSPTLQYLYLADNMLNILPGHTFYKTPLVVLDLSMNPGLKIELKALSGLEKSLEYLHLHGNSLIELNIDLPCFSHLKHLNLSENQLNWLPKWGSDSPLEVLDLRNNRFSTLEDSNILALENSLKNLYLSGNPLNCCGNIWLSSIIQNKNVQIPNVEHLTCQYLQNFGYREEMHIGNIRPEDCEKEDLKKINLLIILTFVLVLSVLIIGVGSFLCFRRQNFSHQFKA, from the coding sequence GCAAACTCACAGGCATTTTGCCACAACAAAGACCTCCACCAAATCCCTCATGAGCTCCATCCCAATGTAAACAAAATAGATCTGTCTGGAAATCTGATTCAAAGCATCCCTGAAATGCCATTATCATTTTACACTTCCCTCCAGTGTCTGGATTTAAGCTCCAACCAGATAAGCTTCATCACATCTGGAGTATTTGCACACATGACGAGTTTGCTGGAAATAAATTTAGCCAATAATAACCTATATGAGCTTGCTCAGAATGGGACAGAGGGGATTGGCCTTTTACCCAAGGTGGAAATAATGGACTTGTCCCACAACAATCTCTACAATGGGATGGCTGAGTATTTCATTAAGCAAGCTCCAACACTGCGGTACCTTTCCTTGGCAGACAACAGTCTTGTAATGATATCACACAAGATGTTTCAGGGATCTCCCAGTCTTATGGAGATAGATCTTCAGAGAAATATCATAATGGACATAGAAGAAGGTGCTTTTGAGACTCTAGTGAACCTTTCCAAACTCAATCTCTCCACAAATTCAATTACTTGCATCTCTGATTTCAATCTCAAGCAGTTGGAGATACTTGACCTTAGCAGGAACAGCATTGAGACTTTCCGTATCACAAAGTCAGATGACGAATACAGCTTAAGATGTCTGGATCTTAGTGAAAACAAATTGCTTCACTTCCCAGTCTTCCCTCAGGTAAATAAGCTGGTAACTCTGAATTTATCAAATAATTTAATCCAACTCACTGCTGAATCCCCTTATAATAAAATGGACTACAGCGATAACGAATGGCTAGATGcttcttttcatcttcttgaTCAGAAGCGAAGTAGAAATATAAGCTCTCTTTACTTGTCCCAGCTTGTATATTTAGACTTAAGTTATAATGACATCAAATCCATTCCAGATGGGTTCTTTGAGTCAATGTTGTCCCTTCAGACCCTTAATATCAGCAAAAACTGTCTTCAGGCGTTTGCAGTAAGGTATGACAGTGCATTGATCTCCCTAACTGTCCTTGACTTGAGCTACAATGCTTTGCAGAACCTTCTCCTTGATGCTGGTGCTTTGCCAAATTTGAAGGAGTTTCATATTCAAAACAACAACCTTCAGACCCTGCAATTCGACATCTTTTCTAGTCTTCCTAGACTCAGACTGCTTAATCTACAGAGCAATAATATCAGCCTTTGCCACACGTACTCTAAGCAAAGACTTGCTGCAGAGGGAAGTGGCTGCGTGTCATTTGTCAATTCTCCTACTCTTCAGTACTTGTACCTAGCTGACAACATGCTGAACATCCTACCAGGACACACCTTCTACAAGACTCCTCTGGTTGTCTTGGATCTCTCCATGAATCCTGGACTGAAAATAGAACTTAAAGCACTATCAGGACTGGAAAAGTCTCTGGAATACTTGCATTTACATGGTAATAGCCTGATAGAGTTAAATATTGACTTGCCTTGTTTTAGTCACCTTAAACATTTAAACCTCTCTGAAAATCAGCTGAACTGGCTGCCTAAGTGGGGTAGTGACTCTCCACTAGAAGTTCTAGACCTACGGAACAATAGGTTCAGTACATTAGAGGACAGCAATATTTTAGCATTAGAAAATTCACTTAAAAACTTGTATCTCTCTGGGAACCCACTCAACTGCTGTGGAAACATCTGGCTTTCATCAATCATCCAGAACAAGAATGTCCAGATCCCCAACGTGGAGCACTTAACGTGCCAGTACCTTCAGAACTTTGGGTATCGGGAAGAAATGCACATTGGGAACATTAGACCAGAAGACTGTGAAAAAGAGGATCTGAAGAAAATCAACCTCCTCATTATATTAACATTTGTATTAGTTTTATCTGTGCTCATCATTGGTGTGGGTTCATTTCTTTGCTTCCGCAGGCAAAACTTTAGCCATCAGTTTAAAGCATAG